The window CGGGAACTCCATTTGGTAGCTGAAATTTGCCAGCAACTCTTTCTCCTATACCACACATTACCAAATACATCAAAACTTCaaaaagacaaacaaataataacaacaaagaTATGAAATTTACCTTCAAATATGATGGACATCTGTTTGTACAGTGGAAAGCTCTTTCGTCGAAAAGGTCTGGCTTCACATTTCACCTGCAACAAAAACTTAACAAGCTGTGACTTTCTATCAATGCATTAAAAGCAATCTGCAGAAATAGTTACATACTGCAATGTAGCTGTCCCAAACTTTATCATCAGCCACGACCATTTGCCGACTTTCATCCCAGCCAAATCCAGAATGGGTCAGCAAGGTTTTCACAACACCATAATCTTTCTTCATCACATTGTAACGGTTTTTAACTTGGCTTTCCTCTAAATTCATGCTAAACCTCTTGTTAAAATCTCGGGTGACAGATctaatcatttcatttttaaactCATTGTAAGCAGTTCTTCCACAATTATGTTGATCGATGAAAAGCTCAACCAGATATGCATCACGAGTTGGAGTCCATTCTGCCTTCGGCCGACCTAATATCACATCCTGTGTGGCAGACATCCTATCTCTCagctgaaaaggaaaaaacacaatcaagttattaaaaaaaatatctaatacaAATGgaacaataataacaaacacAATCAAACCCGACACGATTAAGGACTACAGCTAGCCTTGGATTAGATGACAGCGACTTAATTTGTCGTTGACAACCATTTCCTCAAGACTTTATACACAAATTGAACTCCACATTTCACAACCCAAGGTGCTGTTAAGAACCTCATTTTAAACGATTAAATGCAGACAACTAACGATTTATCACCAAATTAACGGCTTCAAATTCGTTCACATTTTGTCCTATTGATTTATGACAACAAAACTACTACATATACTAATATTAGTGCTTTGTTACAGCTCATATGCAGAGTTGTGTCACCAAATAGAGATTTTCAGATCATTACATCAACACAGGATTGCCGACCAAGTATCTAAAATTTCCTAAATACCCCTAAAACTCAGATGATGATCTAAGCAGTGATTAGTTCAAGCAATGCAAAGAAAACTAATAAGTCCATGACTGTACACACAAGCAAAAacccacattaaaaatatttcattttgtatCAAAAACATTCATACAGGCACAGTTAAAGACAGTATACTAGATTCTTTGTTCAATTAAGGTTCAGCACTCAGTTTTTCCTACCTGCGCAAACTTTTCCTCGGTAGACACGAAAAGATAACGTTAATTCTTGTAAGAGCTACATGGACATAGAGGC of the Populus nigra chromosome 7, ddPopNigr1.1, whole genome shotgun sequence genome contains:
- the LOC133699980 gene encoding uncharacterized protein At2g29880-like is translated as MSATQDVILGRPKAEWTPTRDAYLVELFIDQHNCGRTAYNEFKNEMIRSVTRDFNKRFSMNLEESQVKNRYNVMKKDYGVVKTLLTHSGFGWDESRQMVVADDKVWDSYIAVKCEARPFRRKSFPLYKQMSIIFEGERVAGKFQLPNGVPVEIEEGNSNTETVQSSEPANLPTHLVDGTLDSDSTVRVNDRHLKKRKSIAPSASGHKKRACENIGETLENALYEMFSAFTLKAIQRNASNEKAMYQKCLEELQKLDEFDDTEFVKAVDVLRDDKNAIAFMTIKGPRRLMWLRSLWQ